In Dromiciops gliroides isolate mDroGli1 chromosome 4, mDroGli1.pri, whole genome shotgun sequence, one DNA window encodes the following:
- the LOC122726462 gene encoding LOW QUALITY PROTEIN: cell cycle checkpoint protein RAD1-like (The sequence of the model RefSeq protein was modified relative to this genomic sequence to represent the inferred CDS: inserted 3 bases in 2 codons; deleted 1 base in 1 codon) has product MPLSTQTEDGNDQYILVASLDNIRNLSNILKAIHFRDHATCFATTNGIKVTVENAKCLQANAFIQAGIFQEFIVQEESVTFRINLTVLLYCLTIFGSTPLSGTSTALRMCYQGYRYPLILFLEEGGVVTACKINTQEPEDTLDFDFCSTNVINKIILQSEGLREAIAELDMTSEVQQITTSPEKPYFRLSTFGNSGSSHLDYPKDSDLMEAFHCNQTQTNRYKISLLKPSPKALALSCKVSIXTDNWGFLSLQYMIKNEDGQXCFVEYYCCPDEDVSDSEP; this is encoded by the exons atgcccCTTTCCACACAAACTGAAGATGGGAATGATCAATATATCTTAGTTGCCAGTCTTGACAATATAAGGAATCTCTCAAACATATTAAAAGCTATTCATTTCAGAGACCACGCAACCTGTTTTGCAACAACAAATGGAATCAAGGTTACAGTGGAAAATGCAAAATGTCTGCAA GCAAATGCATTCATTCAGGCTGGAATATTTCAAGAGTTTATTGTTCAGGAAGAATCTGTAACATTTCGAATCAATTTGACAGTTCTTCTATACTGCTTGACTATTTTTGGTTCAACTCCTTTGTCAGGAACTTCAACTGCACTTAGGATGTGTTACCAAGGTTATAGGTACCCTTTGATACTCTTCCTAGAAGAAGGTGGAGTTGTGACAGCATGCAAAATCAATACCCAAGAGCCTGAAGATACTCTGGATTTTGATTTCTGTAGCACAAATGTTATTAATAAGATTATTCTTCAGTCAGAAGGCCTTCGTGAAGCAATTGCTGAGTTAGATATGACCAGTGAGGTCCAACAGATTACCACGTCACCAGAAAAACCTTATTTCAGGCTATCCACTTTTGGAAATTCAGGAAGCTCACACCTTGACTATCCCAAAGATTCTGATTTGATGGAAGCATTTCATTGTAATCAGACCCAAACTAACAGATACAAGATTTCTTTGCTGAAACCATCCCCAAAGGCTTTAGCCCTATCTTGTAAAGTGTCTA GCACTGATAACTGGGGATTCCTTTCTTTACAGTATATGATTAAGAATGAAGATGGACA ATGTTTTGTGGAATATTACTGTTGCCCTGATGAGGATGTTAGTGATTCAGAGCCCTGA